In Synechococcus sp. CC9616, the following are encoded in one genomic region:
- a CDS encoding ABC transporter ATP-binding protein codes for MVLADPLPPHANRAVAELSGISKVYGQGDLTVNALDQLDLIVREGDYMAVMGASGSGKSTAMNILGCLDRPSSGCYRLNGVSVEQLDDDALADLRNRSLGFVFQQFHLLPQASALENVMLPMIYAGVPLEERRHRAREALIRVGLGQRLENRPNQLSGGQQQRVAIARAIINRPSLLLADEPTGALDSNTTAEVLDLFDDLHRQGITLVMVTHEDEVAARARQLARFQDGRIVEMLTTRQPLKLS; via the coding sequence GTGGTCTTGGCTGATCCCCTGCCGCCCCATGCCAACCGAGCTGTCGCCGAACTGAGCGGCATCAGCAAGGTTTATGGCCAGGGAGATCTCACCGTGAATGCTCTCGATCAGCTGGATCTGATCGTTCGAGAGGGGGACTACATGGCCGTGATGGGTGCCTCTGGATCCGGAAAGAGCACAGCCATGAACATTCTTGGCTGCCTGGACCGCCCCAGCAGTGGTTGCTATCGCCTGAACGGGGTGTCTGTCGAACAGCTCGACGATGACGCTCTCGCAGATCTGCGCAACCGTTCTCTGGGATTCGTATTTCAGCAGTTTCATCTGCTTCCCCAGGCGTCAGCCCTGGAGAACGTGATGCTGCCGATGATCTATGCCGGAGTGCCCCTTGAAGAACGGCGTCATCGAGCCCGTGAAGCCCTGATTCGGGTCGGTCTTGGCCAACGGCTTGAAAACCGGCCCAACCAGCTCTCCGGAGGACAACAGCAACGGGTGGCCATCGCTCGCGCAATCATCAACCGTCCTTCCCTGCTTCTGGCGGACGAACCCACCGGCGCTCTCGACTCCAACACCACCGCTGAGGTTCTGGATCTGTTCGACGACCTGCATCGCCAGGGCATCACGCTGGTGATGGTCACCCACGAGGATGAGGTCGCCGCCCGCGCCCGCCAGCTGGCTCGCTTCCAGGATGGACGCATCGTCGAGATGCTGACCACCAGACAACCCCTGAAACTGTCCTGA
- a CDS encoding response regulator transcription factor translates to MQEAGRQITVAVVEDNPRIRELLQEEISDEGHRFLSFGTAEDFLSAMADSDVTVDLVLLDVMLPGMDGLTCLRHLRQSRTPQQEGQAPKIVIVTALNDEDKRRQAFADGAEDYVLKPDLFLRLPELLEATASR, encoded by the coding sequence ATGCAAGAAGCGGGACGGCAGATCACGGTTGCAGTGGTGGAGGACAACCCACGCATCCGTGAACTGTTGCAGGAGGAAATCAGCGATGAGGGGCACCGTTTCCTGTCGTTCGGGACAGCGGAAGATTTTCTCAGCGCCATGGCGGACTCCGACGTGACGGTGGATCTCGTCCTTCTCGATGTGATGCTGCCTGGCATGGACGGGCTCACCTGTCTTCGCCATCTGAGGCAGAGCCGCACGCCCCAGCAGGAAGGCCAGGCTCCAAAGATCGTGATCGTGACCGCCCTCAACGACGAGGACAAACGTCGGCAGGCCTTCGCGGACGGGGCAGAGGACTATGTCCTTAAACCGGATCTCTTTCTCCGGCTTCCTGAGCTGCTGGAGGCAACGGCATCGCGGTGA
- a CDS encoding NAD(P)H-quinone oxidoreductase subunit N, which yields MPEMGAPGELLNLSLNATAVLPEAAVLFAMIATLLVDLAGEQVAARWVPPICYLGLGGSLLLLALQWNGPLEPAFLGAFLADNLAVAFRAVIALSTLLSLLISWRYAEQSGTPVGEYAAILLAATLGAMLLCGATDLVSVFISLETLSVASYLLSGYMKRDARSSEAALKYLLVGSAAAAVFLYGSSLLYGLSGSTSLETIGVALQTSTTPLAALALVFVLATVAFKIAAVPFHQWTPDVYEGSPTPVVAFLSVGSKAAGFALALRILVGCFGAFDGQWKLLFTVLAVLSMTLGNVVALAQTSMKRMLAYSSIGQAGFVMIGMVCGTEDGFAAMVLYMAAYLFMNLGAFACIILFSIRTGSDRISDYAGLYQKDPLITLGLSLCLLSLGGIPPMLGFFGKIYLFFAGWADHQYLLVVVGLITSVVSIYYYISVIKMMVVKEPQEASDVVKNYPEVRWSLMGMQPLRTALIGCVVVTAVGGILSNPLFQWANAAVSGTPLLQQAIASSGSSGLG from the coding sequence ATGCCCGAGATGGGTGCCCCAGGTGAACTCCTCAATCTTTCCCTGAATGCCACGGCGGTCCTACCGGAAGCGGCCGTGTTGTTCGCCATGATCGCCACCTTGCTGGTGGACCTTGCCGGCGAACAGGTCGCCGCCCGCTGGGTTCCCCCGATCTGCTATCTGGGCCTTGGTGGCTCGTTGCTCCTACTGGCTCTCCAATGGAATGGGCCACTGGAGCCCGCCTTTCTGGGTGCCTTTCTGGCCGACAACCTTGCGGTCGCGTTCAGGGCCGTCATTGCCCTGTCCACTCTTCTTTCACTGCTGATCAGCTGGCGATACGCCGAGCAGAGCGGTACGCCCGTCGGGGAATATGCCGCCATCCTTCTGGCTGCCACGCTCGGGGCGATGCTGCTCTGTGGCGCCACCGATCTGGTGAGTGTGTTCATCTCACTGGAGACCCTTTCGGTCGCGAGCTACCTGCTTTCTGGGTACATGAAACGGGATGCCAGAAGCTCGGAAGCGGCCCTCAAATACCTGCTTGTGGGCTCAGCTGCAGCAGCGGTCTTCCTCTACGGCTCGTCCCTGCTCTATGGCCTCAGCGGCAGCACCAGCCTGGAAACCATTGGCGTTGCTCTTCAGACCAGCACCACCCCACTGGCGGCCCTGGCCCTGGTGTTTGTCCTGGCAACCGTCGCTTTCAAGATCGCTGCGGTCCCGTTCCACCAGTGGACTCCTGACGTCTACGAGGGATCACCGACGCCGGTGGTTGCCTTCCTGTCCGTGGGGTCAAAGGCCGCAGGCTTCGCCCTGGCTCTGAGAATTCTGGTGGGCTGTTTCGGTGCGTTTGATGGCCAGTGGAAGCTGTTGTTCACCGTTCTTGCAGTGCTGAGCATGACGCTTGGCAACGTTGTTGCCCTGGCTCAGACCTCGATGAAAAGGATGCTGGCTTACAGCTCCATCGGTCAGGCCGGCTTCGTGATGATCGGCATGGTCTGCGGCACCGAGGACGGTTTTGCAGCAATGGTGCTGTACATGGCCGCCTACCTGTTCATGAATCTGGGAGCCTTCGCCTGCATCATCCTGTTCTCGATCCGTACAGGGAGTGATCGCATTTCGGACTATGCAGGTCTGTACCAGAAGGATCCATTGATCACCCTTGGCTTGAGCCTGTGCCTGCTCTCCCTCGGTGGAATCCCCCCGATGTTGGGGTTCTTCGGCAAGATCTATCTTTTTTTCGCAGGTTGGGCCGATCACCAGTACCTGTTGGTTGTGGTCGGTCTGATCACGTCGGTGGTCTCGATCTACTACTACATCTCTGTGATCAAGATGATGGTGGTAAAGGAGCCTCAGGAGGCGTCCGACGTCGTCAAGAACTACCCCGAAGTGCGCTGGTCCTTGATGGGCATGCAGCCGCTCCGAACCGCTCTGATCGGATGCGTTGTGGTGACGGCGGTTGGTGGCATCCTCTCCAACCCGCTGTTCCAATGGGCAAATGCTGCAGTCAGCGGAACGCCTCTACTGCAGCAAGCCATCGCCTCAAGTGGTTCGAGTGGTCTTGGCTGA
- a CDS encoding biotin--[acetyl-CoA-carboxylase] ligase, protein MHWPEPGSGGGRLMAAYRQLAGPEAEPWLVRRVPVCASTEPLLARWLQRSAGLDRPFAIVARHQRKATGQRGRVWLAPPGGLWVSAALPWEGRPAASAGLLGLSVVAAMAECLEQRGLPVRIKWPNDLLVEGRKLAGVLPRLVHRGSRLRQVRIGFGMNVANPVPPEGIALKRLLGPAHHGVERWGAELLLAFDRCMRRASDGSWCLAEIEQRLWSDRISDPKDNRIWMIEGLAPDGALRLRHGTKTCSWRRWP, encoded by the coding sequence ATGCACTGGCCTGAGCCTGGCTCTGGCGGCGGCAGGTTGATGGCGGCCTACCGACAATTGGCCGGGCCAGAGGCTGAACCATGGCTCGTTCGCCGGGTTCCCGTCTGTGCCAGCACGGAACCCCTTCTCGCTAGATGGTTGCAGCGTTCCGCCGGGCTGGACCGCCCCTTTGCCATCGTGGCCCGGCATCAGAGAAAGGCCACCGGGCAGCGAGGACGGGTGTGGCTGGCCCCGCCGGGGGGGCTGTGGGTCAGTGCCGCACTGCCCTGGGAAGGGAGACCCGCCGCCAGTGCAGGGCTGCTGGGTCTTTCTGTCGTGGCGGCCATGGCGGAATGCCTGGAGCAGCGTGGTTTGCCCGTCCGCATCAAATGGCCGAACGACCTGCTGGTTGAGGGGCGCAAGTTGGCCGGAGTGCTGCCGCGTCTGGTTCATCGCGGCTCGCGCTTGCGTCAGGTTCGCATCGGCTTCGGGATGAATGTGGCCAACCCTGTGCCGCCGGAGGGCATCGCTCTGAAGAGATTGCTCGGGCCAGCGCACCATGGGGTTGAGCGCTGGGGCGCCGAATTGCTGCTGGCCTTCGACCGCTGCATGCGCCGAGCTAGCGACGGCAGTTGGTGTCTTGCCGAGATTGAACAACGGCTTTGGAGTGATCGGATTTCTGATCCGAAGGACAACAGGATCTGGATGATTGAGGGTCTGGCTCCGGATGGCGCTCTGCGCTTGCGTCATGGCACCAAAACGTGCAGCTGGCGCCGATGGCCCTGA
- a CDS encoding PspA/IM30 family protein — MGFFDRLSRLVRANANAAVSSMEDPAKILDQSVADMQSDLVKLRQAVALAIASQKRLRNQAEQAESQSKTWYERAELALKKGEEDLAREALTRRKTFQETATSLTAQVQAQDGQVETLKKSLVSLEGKIAQAKTKKDMLKARAEAAKAQQQLQSAVGNIGTDSAMAAFERMEDKVEQMEATGQAAAELAGADLESQFAALEGGSDVDNELDALRQQLKGGPEAVALPAAESSEEVKAVKVEEVDADLEDLKRSIDKL; from the coding sequence AGATTCTTGATCAGTCCGTTGCGGACATGCAGTCCGATCTGGTCAAGCTGAGACAGGCGGTGGCTTTGGCGATTGCCAGCCAAAAGCGCTTGCGAAATCAGGCTGAACAGGCCGAAAGTCAGTCCAAAACCTGGTACGAACGCGCTGAGCTGGCCCTCAAAAAAGGGGAGGAGGATCTGGCCAGAGAGGCTCTGACCCGTCGCAAGACATTTCAGGAGACGGCCACCTCGCTGACGGCGCAGGTCCAGGCTCAGGACGGTCAGGTGGAAACCCTGAAGAAGAGCCTGGTTTCCCTTGAGGGCAAAATCGCCCAGGCCAAGACCAAGAAGGACATGCTCAAGGCCCGCGCCGAGGCGGCGAAGGCCCAGCAGCAGCTGCAGAGCGCCGTTGGCAACATCGGAACCGACTCCGCCATGGCCGCGTTTGAGCGGATGGAGGACAAGGTTGAGCAGATGGAGGCCACTGGACAGGCCGCCGCCGAATTGGCGGGAGCCGATCTCGAGAGTCAGTTCGCGGCCTTGGAAGGCGGAAGCGATGTCGACAACGAACTCGATGCCTTGCGTCAACAGCTCAAAGGGGGGCCAGAAGCAGTCGCCCTGCCAGCAGCCGAGAGCAGTGAAGAGGTCAAGGCCGTCAAGGTGGAGGAGGTCGACGCCGATCTTGAGGATCTCAAGAGATCCATCGACAAGCTTTGA
- a CDS encoding cell wall metabolism sensor histidine kinase WalK: protein MNSPSPAPESVSEPALVQQLRQSLGMLQVAFDAAVESMLIIDGDRRVHWANQSSATLLVDGVPIQVMNRCLDALMTLHLPGGTSIQQDHPLHPSQPLPLKEGEECLELTLSSGVRTTARQLRWQPVAILQAKDHLLITIRDLSPEQKALLQQQRFMTDLTHELRTPLTIISGSLKRLRRDSDPHQRAHRHLIRAEEETLRIHRLLENLSLMTQLEVDPAWLGARVQPLLPVLRQWFEGNSDNRQQRLSIEWGGLSSTDLVRIDANALAVVLDQLVENAIQHGADADKIRMTIRCPGPEDGDSYALQISSTGSGEAVGRDTLDDWLLPFVRSAGRRHETNAEGAGLGLAIVNKLVQAWGGSLQLDQRNVTAEPSITVTSVTFTMPFTAMPLPPAAQEAGERDPV from the coding sequence GTGAACTCCCCGTCTCCTGCCCCTGAATCCGTCTCCGAACCAGCTCTGGTTCAACAGCTGAGACAGTCCCTCGGGATGTTGCAGGTTGCCTTTGATGCCGCTGTCGAATCGATGTTGATCATCGATGGCGATCGACGGGTTCACTGGGCAAATCAGTCTTCAGCGACCTTGCTGGTGGATGGTGTGCCCATTCAGGTGATGAATCGTTGCCTGGATGCCCTGATGACGCTTCATCTGCCGGGGGGAACATCGATTCAGCAGGATCACCCTCTGCATCCCTCCCAGCCCTTGCCGCTCAAGGAAGGCGAGGAATGCCTTGAACTGACTCTCAGCTCTGGGGTCCGCACCACAGCCCGACAGTTGCGTTGGCAACCGGTTGCCATTCTGCAGGCCAAGGATCATCTGTTGATCACCATCCGTGATCTCAGCCCTGAGCAGAAGGCCTTGCTGCAGCAACAGCGCTTCATGACGGATCTCACCCACGAGCTGAGAACGCCGCTCACGATCATTTCGGGGAGTCTCAAGCGCCTCAGGCGTGACAGCGATCCGCATCAGCGAGCTCATAGACATCTGATCCGCGCCGAGGAAGAAACCCTTCGGATTCACCGTCTTCTCGAGAACCTGTCACTGATGACCCAGCTGGAGGTTGACCCCGCCTGGCTTGGAGCCCGGGTACAGCCTCTCCTGCCCGTGCTTCGCCAATGGTTTGAGGGCAATTCCGACAACCGCCAACAACGATTGTCGATTGAGTGGGGCGGCCTCTCTTCGACAGATCTTGTGCGGATTGATGCCAATGCCCTGGCGGTTGTTCTTGATCAACTCGTCGAGAATGCGATTCAGCACGGCGCAGATGCTGACAAGATCCGCATGACGATTCGCTGCCCCGGCCCTGAAGACGGCGACAGCTACGCGCTTCAAATTTCCAGTACCGGGTCGGGGGAAGCGGTGGGTCGCGACACTCTCGACGACTGGCTGCTGCCGTTCGTGCGATCGGCTGGCCGGCGCCATGAAACCAATGCTGAAGGGGCGGGGCTTGGCCTTGCGATCGTGAACAAGCTGGTTCAGGCCTGGGGAGGCTCGCTGCAGCTCGATCAGCGCAATGTCACGGCCGAACCTTCCATCACCGTCACATCCGTGACGTTCACCATGCCGTTCACCGCGATGCCGTTGCCTCCAGCAGCTCAGGAAGCCGGAGAAAGAGATCCGGTTTAA
- the trxA gene encoding thioredoxin, whose amino-acid sequence MAGAVSDFTDSGFDQEVLKASGTVLVDFWASWCGPCRLMAPLMDWAAETYGDRLSVGKLEVDGNPTTRDQYQVQGIPTLMLFRDGEELARHEGAIAKPQLQAFLDAHL is encoded by the coding sequence TTGGCTGGAGCCGTCTCCGATTTCACTGATTCAGGATTCGATCAGGAGGTGCTCAAGGCCTCCGGCACCGTTCTTGTTGATTTCTGGGCGTCCTGGTGCGGACCCTGCAGATTGATGGCACCCCTGATGGACTGGGCTGCTGAGACCTACGGCGATCGTCTCTCCGTGGGCAAGCTCGAAGTGGACGGCAATCCCACAACCCGTGATCAATATCAGGTGCAAGGGATCCCCACATTGATGCTGTTCCGTGATGGTGAGGAGCTTGCCCGCCATGAGGGAGCCATTGCGAAGCCTCAGCTTCAGGCCTTCCTGGATGCGCATCTCTAA
- a CDS encoding PAS domain S-box protein: MSQSWSVEAIGRLREQQDLPFVRADSNGLVMEVNQRFRDIYGWSDADLLGQSLGLILPPSFRDSHHAGFARFKLTEVSRVLNHPLKLATYCADGRAIESEHFIVAEKHGDGSWSFAATLRPLS; this comes from the coding sequence ATGTCCCAATCCTGGTCGGTTGAAGCGATCGGTCGACTGCGTGAACAGCAGGATCTTCCCTTCGTGCGTGCCGATTCGAATGGATTGGTGATGGAGGTCAATCAGCGTTTCCGCGACATCTATGGATGGTCGGATGCCGATCTTCTTGGTCAATCGCTCGGCTTGATACTGCCTCCGTCCTTCCGCGATTCCCACCATGCAGGTTTCGCCCGCTTCAAGCTCACAGAGGTGTCAAGGGTGCTGAACCATCCCCTGAAGCTGGCGACCTATTGCGCCGATGGTCGGGCGATTGAAAGTGAGCATTTCATCGTTGCCGAAAAGCATGGTGACGGCAGCTGGTCCTTCGCGGCGACCTTGCGACCGCTGTCGTGA
- a CDS encoding response regulator transcription factor — translation MASELQPRLRVLVVDDEAKLTELLRLELDVEGYDVDIASDGAGGLIRSRTEPVPDLIILDWNLPDFSGIDICQRIRAGGVTTPILMLTGHDEITDRVKALDAGVDDYLIKPFSIDELMARLRAMRRRAESFSAASGPDGQPERLQVADLVMDTRTRDVSRDGRTIHLSVKEYELLNFLMRGAGRVLERSEIMSGVWGENFYGDDNLLDVYIRYLRQKIENKTTTPLIHTIRGVGFILREESS, via the coding sequence ATGGCTTCTGAGTTGCAGCCACGCCTCCGCGTTCTCGTGGTGGACGACGAAGCGAAACTGACCGAACTGCTCAGGCTTGAGCTTGACGTTGAGGGCTATGACGTTGACATCGCCAGCGATGGAGCTGGCGGACTGATCCGTTCCCGAACGGAGCCCGTGCCGGATCTCATCATCCTCGACTGGAATCTGCCGGACTTCAGTGGAATCGACATCTGCCAGCGCATCCGGGCAGGAGGCGTGACAACGCCGATCCTGATGCTCACGGGCCATGACGAAATCACCGATCGGGTCAAGGCCCTGGATGCCGGGGTGGATGACTATCTGATCAAGCCATTTTCAATCGACGAGCTGATGGCACGACTCAGAGCCATGCGCCGTCGAGCCGAATCCTTTTCTGCAGCCTCGGGGCCGGATGGTCAGCCAGAGCGGCTGCAGGTCGCTGACCTGGTCATGGATACCCGCACGAGAGATGTCTCCCGTGATGGCCGAACGATTCACCTATCCGTCAAGGAATATGAGCTGTTGAACTTTTTGATGCGAGGCGCCGGCCGGGTTCTGGAGCGCTCAGAAATCATGTCGGGAGTCTGGGGAGAAAACTTTTACGGAGACGACAACCTGCTCGACGTTTACATCCGATATCTAAGGCAGAAGATCGAGAACAAAACCACAACGCCCTTGATTCACACCATTCGCGGTGTGGGATTCATCCTGCGGGAGGAGTCGTCCTGA
- a CDS encoding aminotransferase class I/II-fold pyridoxal phosphate-dependent enzyme: MRISNRLEALGNGVFARTDEHKRLYRRSAQHGIVPELIDLSLGSSDLPPPAQVLQAMAESIHRPDTSSYCLHAGTAPFRQAVAAWCQRRFDVAVDPERQVQLLIGSQEGTAHLPLAILNPGDQALMLDPSYPSHRGGLVLAGAEVNSLRLDHDTSWLPQLDRLPLSTWERIKLFVLGYPHNPTARVGNQALLDQIMALGCRHDVVIANDNPYVDLALEGQAPTLLHSPGWRERGIEFFSLSKGWCLGGFRLAFAVGAEPLISALRQLKGVVDFNQSLALQEGAICALEACPQWPEQLRDTYRERRDGVISSFLAQGWRAPMPEVGMYVWMPLPARAVELGWSDERCASELLERSGVALTPGSGFGAGGSGWLRMALVRPLTELRQAVTRLVDAHDALA, from the coding sequence ATGCGCATCTCTAATCGTCTTGAGGCTCTTGGCAACGGTGTGTTCGCCCGAACAGACGAGCACAAACGTCTGTATCGACGCAGCGCACAGCACGGCATCGTTCCAGAGCTGATTGATCTTTCGCTCGGATCCTCCGATCTGCCCCCGCCAGCTCAGGTTCTGCAAGCGATGGCCGAGTCGATCCATCGGCCTGACACATCCTCGTATTGCCTCCACGCCGGTACGGCACCGTTTCGTCAGGCCGTTGCGGCCTGGTGTCAGCGCCGATTTGACGTCGCGGTCGATCCAGAACGGCAAGTGCAGCTGTTGATCGGCTCTCAGGAAGGGACGGCTCATCTGCCCCTCGCGATCCTCAATCCAGGCGATCAAGCGTTGATGCTTGATCCCAGCTATCCATCTCACCGCGGCGGTCTTGTCCTCGCAGGTGCTGAGGTCAACAGCCTTCGCCTTGATCACGACACGTCATGGCTGCCACAGCTTGATCGACTCCCTCTCAGTACCTGGGAGCGCATCAAGTTGTTCGTTCTCGGCTACCCCCATAACCCCACGGCCCGGGTCGGAAACCAGGCTTTACTGGATCAGATCATGGCGCTGGGTTGTCGTCATGACGTGGTGATTGCCAACGACAATCCCTATGTGGATCTGGCACTCGAGGGACAGGCTCCAACCCTGTTGCACAGTCCAGGCTGGCGTGAGCGAGGAATCGAATTCTTTTCCCTGTCGAAGGGTTGGTGCCTGGGAGGATTCAGGCTTGCCTTCGCGGTTGGAGCCGAACCTTTGATCTCTGCGCTGCGGCAACTGAAAGGCGTTGTTGATTTCAACCAATCCCTCGCCCTTCAGGAGGGCGCCATCTGCGCGCTTGAGGCGTGTCCGCAATGGCCGGAGCAGCTCCGGGACACCTATCGCGAGCGGCGTGACGGGGTCATCTCCTCTTTCCTGGCCCAAGGCTGGCGCGCGCCGATGCCGGAGGTTGGGATGTACGTCTGGATGCCGTTGCCAGCGCGGGCCGTTGAGCTTGGCTGGAGTGATGAGCGATGCGCGTCGGAACTCCTTGAGCGCAGTGGTGTTGCGTTGACTCCTGGCTCCGGTTTCGGGGCCGGTGGCAGCGGCTGGTTGCGAATGGCGCTGGTTCGTCCTCTGACGGAGCTTCGCCAGGCCGTGACACGTCTTGTTGATGCGCATGATGCACTGGCCTGA
- a CDS encoding M23 family metallopeptidase, whose amino-acid sequence MLRWLSLTWLLAVPLAPIEPGHSQLQPAQPPERFDDRLKDLEVQQPKSLGLTPQDLDKLEDERVITPQERDLNGRDALVRPVDVPAVQRACQEGALSQKECSSGVVRQVRPGRRNPRVEVEGMAGTQPSPGDGPSTPTTSPLTVPVSALIGADNRFRLQSVFSVTPRPLPKLGNGDRKLLFPVVGEAFTSSGFGWRLHPVVGTWLMHAGRDFAAPEGAPVVASLSGKVVSSGLAGGYGITVVLEHNNPKRRTLYGHLSEIYVKAGQTVQQGEVIGRVGSTGLSTGPHLHFELRRPQGDGWVAIDPQDLDMSPLIDTMTAQGDDPVSILMAQLLRSLERPGDVRTTPPAG is encoded by the coding sequence GTGCTGCGCTGGTTGTCCCTTACCTGGTTGCTGGCTGTTCCCCTCGCTCCGATTGAGCCCGGTCACAGTCAGCTGCAGCCAGCACAACCTCCAGAGCGCTTCGATGACAGGCTCAAGGATCTTGAGGTGCAACAGCCGAAATCACTGGGTCTGACGCCCCAGGATCTCGACAAGCTTGAGGATGAGCGTGTCATCACGCCTCAGGAACGGGACTTGAACGGCCGCGATGCCCTGGTCCGCCCGGTTGATGTTCCAGCTGTGCAACGGGCCTGCCAGGAAGGTGCACTGTCCCAGAAGGAGTGTTCCTCCGGCGTCGTGCGGCAGGTCAGACCAGGGCGCAGAAACCCCAGGGTTGAGGTTGAGGGGATGGCAGGAACCCAGCCGAGCCCGGGCGATGGCCCATCTACTCCAACAACATCACCGTTGACCGTCCCGGTGTCAGCGCTGATCGGGGCTGACAACAGATTCCGTTTGCAGTCGGTCTTCTCGGTCACGCCGAGGCCACTACCGAAGCTGGGCAACGGTGATCGCAAGCTGTTGTTTCCAGTCGTGGGCGAAGCGTTCACCAGCAGTGGATTTGGCTGGCGTCTTCACCCTGTGGTCGGCACCTGGTTGATGCATGCAGGCCGTGATTTCGCAGCACCTGAGGGTGCTCCAGTTGTGGCATCTCTCTCCGGAAAGGTTGTGAGCAGTGGATTGGCAGGGGGCTATGGGATCACGGTGGTTCTGGAGCACAACAATCCGAAGCGGCGAACCTTGTATGGCCATCTTTCAGAGATCTATGTGAAAGCCGGGCAGACCGTTCAGCAGGGCGAAGTGATCGGCCGCGTCGGCAGCACCGGCCTGAGCACCGGCCCCCATCTCCATTTCGAGTTGCGTCGTCCTCAGGGAGATGGTTGGGTTGCCATCGATCCCCAGGATCTGGACATGAGTCCCCTGATCGACACCATGACGGCACAGGGGGATGATCCCGTCTCAATCCTGATGGCCCAATTGCTTCGATCCTTGGAACGTCCTGGCGATGTCAGGACGACTCCTCCCGCAGGATGA